One stretch of Streptomyces sp. NBC_01142 DNA includes these proteins:
- a CDS encoding phosphatidylinositol-specific phospholipase C — protein sequence MDRRSFLAGAAAVSATALIGAPAAAAAPRRTLSAQDWMAGAADATPLQRLTIPGTHDSGARFGGLWVQCQNITIADQLNSGIRFLDVRCRVTGDSFAIHHGAYYQNLMFGDVLIACRDFLAVHPSETVLMRVKQEYSGDSDATFRRIFDLYLDGKGWRPHFRIGDGLPALGEARGKVVLLGDNGGLPGVRYGDGNLFDIQDDWNAEPGAKYPKIEAHFRKAAQQPGKLYVNYVSTSALLPPRWNSDRLNPRVHSFLDGSEAGGWRGLGIVPMDFPNTRSGLVDSLIRHNL from the coding sequence ATGGACCGACGGAGTTTTCTCGCGGGTGCGGCAGCCGTCTCCGCCACCGCCCTCATCGGCGCACCGGCCGCTGCCGCCGCGCCGCGGCGCACGCTGTCCGCACAGGACTGGATGGCGGGCGCCGCCGACGCGACCCCCCTGCAACGGCTGACGATCCCCGGCACCCACGACTCGGGCGCGCGCTTCGGCGGTCTGTGGGTGCAGTGCCAGAACATCACCATCGCCGACCAGTTGAACAGCGGTATCCGCTTTCTGGACGTACGGTGCCGGGTCACCGGCGACTCGTTCGCCATCCACCACGGGGCGTACTACCAGAACCTGATGTTCGGCGATGTCCTCATCGCCTGCCGCGACTTCCTCGCGGTGCACCCCTCCGAGACGGTCCTGATGCGGGTCAAGCAGGAGTACTCGGGGGACAGTGACGCCACCTTCCGGCGCATCTTCGACCTCTATCTGGACGGCAAGGGCTGGCGTCCGCACTTCCGGATCGGCGACGGGCTGCCGGCGCTGGGCGAGGCGCGCGGCAAGGTCGTGCTGCTCGGCGACAACGGCGGGCTGCCGGGCGTGCGGTACGGGGACGGGAACCTGTTCGACATCCAGGACGACTGGAACGCGGAGCCCGGCGCCAAGTACCCCAAGATCGAGGCGCACTTCCGCAAGGCGGCGCAGCAGCCCGGAAAGCTGTACGTCAACTACGTCAGCACATCCGCACTGCTGCCGCCCCGCTGGAACTCCGACCGGTTGAACCCGAGGGTCCACTCCTTCCTCGACGGCTCCGAGGCAGGCGGCTGGCGCGGGCTGGGGATCGTCCCGATGGACTTCCCCAACACCCGCTCCGGCCTGGTCGATTCACTCATTCGCCACAACCTGTGA
- a CDS encoding RNA degradosome polyphosphate kinase, which yields MNQQPAEVPVQHPQPSVGSIAAHRPHTVAATVSDLEPDLDADLDGYEEDHEGEGGELPAGRFLDRERSWLAFNERVLELAEDPATPLLERANFLAIFASNLDEFFMVRVAGLKRRIATGVATRSASGLQPREVLDLIWTRSRELMARHAACYQQDVAPALAEESIHLIRWPELTEKEQARLFTLFRQQIFPVLTPLAVDPAHPFPYISGLSLNLAVVVRNPVSGHRHFARVKVPPLLSRFLEASPQRYVPLEDVIAAHLEELFPGMEVLATHMFRVTRNEDLEVEEDDAENLLQALEKELMRRRFGPPVRLEVEESIDPYVLDLLVRELKVSDAEVYPLPGPLDLTGLFGIAALDRPELKFPKFVAGTHRDLAEVESASAPDIFMALRERDVLLHHPYDSFSTSVQAFLEQAAGDPDVLAIKQTLYRTSGDSPIVDALIDAAESGKQVLVLVEIKARFDEQANIKWARKLEESGCHVVYGLIGLKTHCKLSLVVRQEGETLRRYSHVGTGNYHPKTARLYEDLGLLTADPQVGADLSDLFNRLSGYSRRETYRRLLVAPKSLRDGLISRINKEAAHHRAGRPAYVRFKVNSMVDEAIIDACYRAAMAGVPVDIWVRGICAIRPGVTGLSENIRVRSILGRFLEHSRVFAFGNGGEPEVWLGSADMMHRNLDRRIEALIRVTDPAHRAALTRLLETGMSDTTASWHLGPDGAWTRHAADPDGQPQRHVQEMLIDARRRRRAQP from the coding sequence ATGAACCAGCAGCCCGCCGAGGTACCGGTCCAGCACCCCCAGCCGTCCGTCGGTTCCATAGCCGCGCACCGGCCGCACACGGTCGCGGCCACCGTCTCCGATCTGGAGCCCGACCTCGATGCCGACCTCGACGGTTACGAGGAGGATCACGAGGGAGAGGGCGGCGAGCTGCCCGCGGGGCGGTTCCTGGACCGTGAGCGCAGCTGGTTGGCGTTCAACGAGCGGGTGCTCGAGCTCGCCGAGGATCCCGCCACCCCGCTCCTCGAACGAGCGAATTTCCTGGCCATCTTCGCGTCCAACCTGGACGAGTTCTTCATGGTCCGGGTGGCCGGTCTGAAGCGCCGTATCGCTACCGGTGTCGCCACCCGTTCCGCCTCCGGCCTGCAGCCCCGCGAGGTCCTCGACCTGATCTGGACGCGCTCCCGCGAGCTCATGGCCCGGCACGCCGCCTGCTACCAGCAGGACGTGGCCCCGGCACTCGCCGAGGAGTCCATCCACCTCATCCGCTGGCCCGAGCTCACCGAGAAGGAGCAGGCCCGCCTCTTCACGCTCTTCCGGCAGCAGATCTTCCCGGTCCTCACCCCGCTGGCCGTGGACCCGGCGCACCCCTTCCCGTACATCTCCGGTCTGTCCCTGAACCTCGCGGTTGTCGTGCGCAACCCCGTCAGCGGCCACCGCCACTTCGCCCGGGTGAAGGTCCCGCCGCTGCTGTCCCGCTTCCTGGAGGCCTCGCCGCAGCGGTACGTCCCCCTCGAGGACGTCATAGCGGCGCATCTGGAAGAGCTGTTCCCCGGCATGGAGGTCCTGGCGACCCATATGTTCCGGGTGACGCGCAACGAGGACCTGGAGGTGGAGGAGGACGACGCCGAGAACCTTCTCCAGGCCCTGGAGAAGGAGCTCATGCGGCGCCGCTTCGGCCCGCCGGTACGGCTCGAGGTCGAGGAGTCCATCGACCCGTACGTCCTCGATCTGCTGGTCCGCGAGCTGAAGGTCTCCGACGCCGAGGTGTACCCGCTGCCGGGGCCGCTGGATCTGACCGGTCTCTTCGGCATCGCGGCGCTGGACCGGCCCGAGCTGAAGTTCCCGAAGTTCGTCGCGGGCACCCACCGGGACCTCGCCGAGGTGGAGTCCGCCTCCGCACCCGACATCTTCATGGCGCTGCGCGAGCGGGACGTGCTGCTGCACCACCCGTACGACTCGTTCTCCACGTCCGTCCAGGCCTTCCTGGAGCAGGCCGCGGGCGACCCGGACGTGCTGGCGATCAAGCAGACGCTGTACCGGACCTCGGGCGACTCCCCGATAGTGGACGCGCTGATCGACGCCGCGGAGTCGGGCAAGCAGGTGCTCGTACTCGTGGAGATCAAGGCCCGCTTCGACGAGCAGGCCAACATCAAGTGGGCGCGCAAGCTGGAGGAGTCCGGCTGCCATGTCGTCTACGGCCTGATCGGGCTGAAGACCCACTGCAAGCTCTCGCTGGTGGTCCGCCAGGAGGGCGAGACACTGCGCCGCTACTCGCATGTGGGGACCGGGAACTACCACCCGAAGACGGCCAGGCTCTACGAGGACCTGGGGCTGCTGACCGCGGACCCGCAGGTCGGCGCGGATCTGTCGGACCTGTTCAACCGGCTGTCGGGATATTCGCGCCGCGAGACGTACCGCCGTCTGCTCGTCGCCCCCAAGTCCCTTCGGGACGGCCTCATTTCGCGAATAAACAAGGAAGCCGCGCACCACCGCGCAGGGCGCCCCGCCTACGTACGCTTCAAGGTCAACTCCATGGTGGACGAGGCGATCATCGACGCCTGCTACCGGGCGGCGATGGCGGGGGTGCCGGTGGACATCTGGGTGCGCGGCATCTGTGCGATACGCCCCGGAGTGACCGGGCTCTCCGAGAACATCCGGGTCCGCTCGATCCTCGGGCGCTTCCTGGAACACTCCCGGGTCTTCGCCTTCGGCAACGGCGGCGAGCCCGAGGTGTGGCTCGGCAGCGCCGACATGATGCACCGCAACCTCGATCGCCGTATCGAGGCACTGATACGGGTCACCGACCCGGCCCACCGCGCGGCCCTCACCCGGCTGCTGGAGACGGGCATGTCCGACACCACCGCCTCCTGGCACCTCGGCCCGGACGGCGCCTGGACCCGGCATGCCGCGGATCCGGACGGCCAGCCGCAGCGGCATGTACAGGAGATGCTCATAGACGCCCGGAGGCGCCGGCGTGCACAGCCCTGA
- a CDS encoding CHAD domain-containing protein — protein sequence MPVTAGEALARYLHAQAGTFLRSLRLHSESGADTASVAEAARALRQASRRISGTLHTFRPLLDPAWADGLRGELAWLSATLAQEHACTSRLARLLDALSRLSGASPLPPARGELRGLTAGSPAAEPADPGTAGGPVEPGAPGSADALAGSGRRAADGGPGSSAGPRSPADGVEARRATGALTVGAARAGALLERQLTLARTRAHSAALQALGSSRFHAVADAVAVLASELPLGAVAAAPAAETLSLPAETAERRLLEAVAALPLGRAAHPYNAEALVNGLATASAGEAQDAPWHQVRLLLRLHRYAQEVLYPDADPVLRHAGLVLDRHRDAAEAATAAAVAARTPRIAPATAYALGVLHADQRHEVEAARFAFQQVWHRTAVAAP from the coding sequence GTGCCGGTCACGGCCGGCGAAGCTCTGGCCCGGTATCTTCATGCGCAGGCGGGCACCTTCCTGCGCAGCCTGCGACTGCACAGCGAGAGCGGCGCGGACACGGCGAGCGTGGCGGAGGCGGCCCGCGCGCTGCGCCAGGCGTCCCGCCGTATCAGCGGAACGCTGCACACGTTCCGGCCGCTCCTCGACCCGGCGTGGGCGGACGGTCTGCGCGGCGAACTGGCCTGGCTGTCCGCCACCCTGGCCCAGGAACACGCCTGCACCTCACGCCTGGCCAGACTGCTGGACGCGCTGTCGCGCCTGTCGGGGGCGTCGCCGCTGCCCCCGGCGAGGGGAGAGCTCCGCGGACTGACGGCGGGCAGCCCGGCTGCCGAACCGGCAGACCCGGGAACGGCAGGCGGGCCGGTGGAGCCGGGCGCTCCCGGCAGCGCCGACGCCCTGGCCGGCTCCGGCCGGCGGGCCGCAGACGGCGGCCCCGGAAGCTCCGCCGGACCCCGCAGCCCCGCCGACGGCGTCGAGGCCCGGCGGGCCACGGGGGCGCTCACCGTGGGGGCCGCGCGGGCCGGTGCCCTGCTGGAGCGGCAGCTGACCCTCGCCCGGACCCGCGCCCACTCTGCCGCGCTCCAGGCGCTCGGCTCGTCCCGGTTCCACGCGGTCGCCGACGCCGTCGCCGTACTCGCCTCCGAGCTGCCCCTGGGTGCCGTGGCCGCGGCCCCGGCCGCCGAGACCCTCTCGCTGCCCGCCGAGACCGCCGAGCGGCGCCTGCTGGAGGCCGTGGCCGCGCTGCCACTGGGCCGCGCGGCCCACCCGTACAACGCGGAAGCCCTGGTCAACGGTCTCGCCACCGCCTCGGCCGGCGAGGCGCAGGATGCCCCCTGGCACCAGGTGCGGCTGCTGCTGAGGCTGCACCGGTACGCACAGGAGGTGCTGTACCCGGACGCGGACCCGGTGCTCCGCCACGCGGGGCTGGTCCTGGACCGCCACCGTGACGCCGCCGAGGCCGCGACCGCGGCCGCGGTCGCGGCCAGGACCCCGCGCATCGCTCCGGCGACGGCGTACGCCCTGGGGGTGCTCCACGCCGACCAGCGGCACGAGGTCGAGGCGGCCCGCTTCGCCTTCCAGCAGGTATGGCATCGGACGGCGGTGGCGGCCCCATGA
- a CDS encoding bifunctional UDP-sugar hydrolase/5'-nucleotidase — translation MSATQQKNRAARRTRRILATAAGLATVGALVAAMPAGATDGERHGDRHHKHKPRTVDVQLLSFNDLHGNLEPPAGSAGAVSETQADGTVKSIPAGGVEYLATSLRTARKGNPYSITAAGGDMVGASPLLSGLFHDEPTIEALNKIDLDVTSVGNHEFDEGAVELARLQNGGCHPVEGCFEKGKKFRGADFPYLAANVTKEKTGRPILKPYTVWKKNGVKIGFIGVTLEGTPDIVNANGIKGLAFRDEVETINKYARELDRQGVKSIVALIHEGGSPASPSYNYNCDSPGAGDGISGPIVDIAKGITPKVDALVTGHTHQAYVCTIPDPSGKPRMVTSASSYGKLYTDTTLTYDRRTKDIVRTSVKSANHIVSRDQAKAADMTSLIERWSKLAAPIANRPQGWISGDINGRGSTAPEKPLGDLIADAQLEGLAPADKGGAQLALMNPGGIRSDLVFKASGSEGDGVVTYGESFTVQPFTNMMNVVDLTGAQLITTLQQQVSGPNEASPKILQVSKGFTYTLDMTKTGAARIVVDSVKLNGEAIDPAKTYRVAMNEFLAGGGDGFPVLKEHKNKLVGASDLDVFNAYLAAKSTAAAPITPPVADRITVVK, via the coding sequence ATGTCAGCGACACAACAGAAGAACCGCGCGGCCCGGCGGACCCGGCGGATACTCGCCACCGCCGCGGGACTGGCCACCGTCGGCGCGCTCGTCGCCGCGATGCCGGCCGGTGCCACGGACGGGGAGCGTCACGGAGACCGGCACCACAAGCACAAGCCGCGCACCGTCGATGTGCAACTGCTCTCCTTCAACGACCTCCACGGGAACCTGGAGCCGCCCGCCGGCTCGGCCGGGGCGGTCAGTGAGACGCAGGCCGACGGCACGGTCAAGAGCATCCCGGCCGGCGGCGTCGAGTACCTGGCCACCTCGCTGCGCACCGCGCGCAAGGGGAACCCGTACTCCATCACCGCGGCCGGCGGCGACATGGTGGGCGCCAGCCCGCTGCTGTCCGGTCTCTTCCACGACGAGCCGACCATCGAGGCGCTCAACAAGATCGATCTCGATGTGACGTCCGTGGGCAACCACGAGTTCGACGAGGGCGCGGTCGAGCTCGCCCGACTGCAGAACGGCGGCTGCCACCCGGTCGAGGGCTGTTTCGAGAAGGGGAAGAAGTTCCGGGGCGCGGACTTCCCCTACCTCGCGGCCAACGTCACCAAGGAGAAGACCGGCAGGCCGATCCTCAAGCCGTACACGGTCTGGAAGAAGAACGGCGTCAAGATCGGCTTCATCGGAGTGACCCTCGAGGGCACCCCGGACATCGTCAACGCCAACGGCATCAAGGGCCTCGCCTTCCGCGACGAGGTCGAGACGATCAACAAGTACGCCCGTGAGCTGGACCGCCAGGGCGTGAAGTCGATCGTCGCGCTGATCCACGAGGGCGGCTCGCCCGCCTCCCCCTCGTACAACTACAACTGCGACTCGCCGGGCGCCGGTGACGGCATCTCCGGCCCGATCGTCGACATCGCCAAGGGCATCACGCCGAAGGTGGACGCGCTGGTCACCGGCCACACCCACCAGGCGTACGTGTGCACCATCCCGGACCCGTCCGGCAAGCCGCGCATGGTCACCTCGGCGTCCTCGTACGGCAAGCTCTACACGGACACCACCCTCACGTACGACCGTCGCACCAAGGACATCGTCCGTACGTCGGTGAAGTCCGCGAACCACATCGTCAGCCGCGACCAGGCCAAGGCCGCGGACATGACCTCCCTCATCGAGCGCTGGAGCAAGCTGGCCGCGCCGATTGCGAACCGCCCGCAGGGCTGGATCTCCGGCGACATCAACGGCCGTGGCTCGACGGCGCCCGAGAAGCCGCTCGGAGACCTGATCGCGGATGCCCAGCTCGAGGGCCTGGCTCCGGCGGACAAGGGCGGGGCGCAGCTCGCGCTGATGAACCCGGGCGGCATCCGGTCCGATCTGGTCTTCAAGGCGTCGGGCAGCGAGGGCGACGGGGTGGTGACGTACGGCGAGTCCTTCACCGTGCAGCCGTTCACCAACATGATGAACGTCGTCGACCTGACCGGCGCCCAGCTGATCACCACGCTCCAGCAGCAGGTCAGCGGCCCGAACGAGGCCTCGCCGAAGATCCTTCAGGTCTCGAAGGGCTTCACGTACACCCTGGACATGACGAAGACGGGCGCGGCCCGGATCGTCGTCGACTCGGTGAAGCTGAACGGTGAGGCGATCGACCCGGCGAAGACGTACCGCGTCGCGATGAACGAGTTCCTGGCGGGTGGCGGTGACGGCTTCCCCGTGCTGAAGGAGCACAAGAACAAGCTGGTCGGCGCTTCCGACCTGGATGTCTTCAACGCCTACCTGGCGGCGAAGTCCACGGCGGCCGCGCCGATCACGCCGCCGGTCGCGGACCGGATCACGGTGGTGAAGTAG
- the mshD gene encoding mycothiol synthase yields the protein MTIDVPALEPGRHIQTLDELTADQAQAVLGMLGDAARSDGMQAVSEQGRLQLRGGKREGVRHFLLTVDGDLIGYGQLEDTDPVEAPAAELVVHPSHRGRGHGRALGAALLGASGKRLRVWAHGGRSAARHLAQVLGLTLFRELRQLRRPLSPLDISEPVFPAGVTVRTFVPGQDDAAWLAVNALAFAHHPEQGSLTQRDLDDRKAEPWFDPKGFFLAERDGELVGFHWTKVHAEERLGEVYVVGVRPDAQGGGLGKALTAIGLRHLAAQGLPTAMLYVDADNTAALTVYERLGFVTHEVDLMYRTES from the coding sequence ATGACGATTGACGTACCAGCCCTGGAGCCCGGCCGGCACATTCAGACCCTTGACGAGCTCACCGCCGACCAGGCACAGGCCGTACTGGGCATGCTCGGTGACGCCGCCCGGTCCGACGGGATGCAGGCCGTCTCCGAGCAGGGGCGGCTGCAACTGCGCGGCGGGAAGCGGGAGGGCGTACGCCACTTCCTCCTCACCGTCGACGGGGATCTCATCGGGTACGGCCAGCTCGAGGACACCGACCCCGTCGAGGCCCCGGCCGCCGAGCTCGTCGTGCATCCCTCGCACCGGGGGCGTGGGCACGGGCGGGCGCTCGGGGCCGCGTTGCTGGGGGCGTCCGGGAAGCGGCTGCGGGTGTGGGCGCACGGCGGGAGGTCCGCCGCCCGGCATCTGGCCCAGGTGCTCGGGCTGACCCTCTTCCGTGAACTGCGCCAGCTGCGGCGGCCGTTGAGCCCGCTGGACATCTCCGAACCGGTGTTCCCGGCCGGCGTCACCGTACGCACCTTCGTACCCGGGCAGGACGACGCCGCCTGGCTCGCCGTGAATGCCCTCGCCTTTGCGCACCATCCCGAGCAGGGATCGCTGACGCAGCGCGACCTCGACGACCGCAAGGCCGAGCCGTGGTTCGACCCCAAGGGATTCTTCCTCGCCGAGCGAGACGGGGAGCTCGTCGGCTTCCACTGGACGAAGGTGCACGCCGAGGAGCGCCTCGGCGAGGTGTACGTCGTCGGCGTCCGGCCCGACGCGCAGGGCGGCGGTCTCGGCAAGGCCCTCACCGCCATCGGCCTGCGGCATCTGGCCGCGCAGGGCCTGCCCACCGCGATGCTCTATGTCGACGCGGACAACACGGCGGCGCTGACGGTGTACGAGCGTCTCGGCTTCGTCACCCACGAGGTGGACCTGATGTACCGCACGGAGTCCTGA